AGTTCTGGCTGGGCGGGCACTTCGCGCGGCGCTACGGCGGGAGCCGGGCGGCGGGGTGGGGCGCCATCCTGGGCGGGGTGGTGGGCGCCATCGCCGGGGTGCCGGTCCCGGTGGTGGGGAGCATCGTCGGGTCGTTCGTGGGCTCGTTCGCGGGGGCCTTCCTCTTCGAGGTGCTCTGGATGCGCGGGCAGGGGATGCGGCCGGCGCTGCGCACCGGGTGGGGGGCGTTCCTGGGGCGGCTGGCGGCCACCGCGGCGAAGGCGGGGATCGGGGTGGCGGTGGCGGCGGTGGCGCTCTTCGCGGCGCTGTAGCGCGCGGCGGGGTGGTCCCCTTTTTGCCGCCGCCGCGGCAGAGGCGTTCCCCAGAGGCGGAGACGATGACCGAGGAGACCAGCCCCCCGGTGGATGCCGGGAAGTACGTGTACTGCATCATCAAGTGTCCCCGGACCCGGGAGTTCGGCAACATCGGGATCGGGGACGGGACCAACCGGGTGTTCACGGTGCACTTCGGCGAGCTGGCGGCCGTGGTGAGCGACACCCCCCTCCGCATCTACGACCCCACCCGCGAGAACGTCCTGGCGCACGAGTTCGTGAACGAGACGGTGATGCGCGAGCATACCGTGATCCCCATGAGCTTCGGGACGCTCTTCCGCACCGAGAACGACATCGTCGAGCTGCTCAAGTCCACCTACCAGGCGTTCGACGACGTGCTGGAGAAGATGGCGGACAAGATCGAGTTCGGGCTCAAGGTGCTCTGGGACCGCGAGAAGGTGATCGCCACCCTGGAGCAGGAGAACGAGGAGATCCGCCGCCTGCGCGACGAGATCGGCCG
Above is a window of Longimicrobiaceae bacterium DNA encoding:
- a CDS encoding DUF456 domain-containing protein; protein product: MLYLALVVLQVVGLFLIPFGLPGIWVQVLALAAFAVATDFASVGAVAIGVVVAMALAAEAIEFWLGGHFARRYGGSRAAGWGAILGGVVGAIAGVPVPVVGSIVGSFVGSFAGAFLFEVLWMRGQGMRPALRTGWGAFLGRLAATAAKAGIGVAVAAVALFAAL
- a CDS encoding GvpL/GvpF family gas vesicle protein; translated protein: MTEETSPPVDAGKYVYCIIKCPRTREFGNIGIGDGTNRVFTVHFGELAAVVSDTPLRIYDPTRENVLAHEFVNETVMREHTVIPMSFGTLFRTENDIVELLKSTYQAFDDVLEKMADKIEFGLKVLWDREKVIATLEQENEEIRRLRDEIGRSAQSSTYFARMQLGRLVESALEEAGNAFVRDIHEALKPAAVASRSNKPIGDRMIMNAAFLVERDREKAFDDRVKEVSRKYESMLTFKYTGPWPPYNFVNIKLKLEKASG